GTAAGTTTTcatgacattatttattatatttatctgaCCAAATACAAATATCAAACCTTTTTGTATCGTCCAtgatttggttttgtttgttttttattaaaaaaaaaagacaaaactgcATCGATCGAACAATTATCTTTCATTCAGATTTATAAAACAGCAAAGGTAATCTAAGTGCAAAAATATGTACAAGTTacaaaatcaaattaaacaaatttgaaaacattaaaacaacatcattaaaaactaaatactactactaatactacctACTATCAAGATGGTAAcaagatgatatatatatatatatatatatatatatatatatatatatatatatatatatatatatatatatatatatatatatatatatatatgacttaaaaatgtctttgtttagtttttgcaTTACACAAAAAATATCAAACCAAGATATTTTCATTTACACTGTTAATAAGCATTAGCAAAAattcaattaatcatttttgAGAACATAAAACGGAAATTATACAATTCATACATGCAGCAGGGAAATTAAGTATTGAACTCGTCactgtttttctcagaaaacatatttttaaaggtgccgttcacttgaaattttccccggatgttggtaacaaccaaagaaatccaaatatgcaaagacaacaaaatgaaatgatgcagggataaaacacatgaagaaagagaggtgtagaaagggagtgaaagcccagacaacaGCAGAAATCTcacagtagttcttcagcaaccctctgcccttcctcagcgtaaataaatattagctgcttctgttcaacatctacattagcaggatgatgaagatgaaaccagggtggacatttcagcaagacaatgaactacaacacagccaaggaaactctcaaatgctttcagagaaagaaaatcaagctgtagaatggcccagccaattttctgacttgaatccaatagagaatcaaaataaagattagatttggcagacgagacccacagaaccatcaagatttttaccccctgttgaagtctgtgaaaaactcacacctgaggaatggatgtgactttattctccatatgagaggcgtctttaagctgccatcaccaaaaaagcctttcatataaagtattaaatacgtttcagtagttcagtaatttctccttgtgtcattccattgtcaTTACCCACAACCCATttttcagattgttttttttttatttttgtgtgtgtgttctttgggtttttaccaaagtCTGGTTTaaatccatgtcaacagctccgtTAGAAATAGCATTCCCAGGAAATAACATGAAGTGTTCAATACTTGTTTTCCCCATTGTATGTGTATAAAGTACTTACAATCAGTTACAGTACAATCCATATAGCAAGTAGTAGTTTAAAACATGTGAGTGCTGGAGATCCATAAGCCCATCAGAGTCGTCCACAGTGTGGCAGTGACTGTAATGGCTGTGTTTTTGAAGTTCTTATCATGGACGTAGTTTATGATGGACATTGCGCCCTCATACGCTTCTTGACAGGTGGGCTGGATTTGATCCTCCGGTAGAATAAAGCCGTGCTGCCCTTCGTCCCGTAACTCAAAGGTGAAAGAGTACGGGATCCCGATGAGTCTTGCAAAATCACGGGATGAGCCTGAGTTTGGATCTGTTAACAATATTTCAGCATCACCATCAGTCCGATTTCATAAAACTGCATTATGTGCACAAAAAAGTTCCTGTAGAAATCTGAATGCTGACTCCATAGTGAATACATTGAATATTACATGCAGATTTAGTTCTAGGCTACTCAGCTTTCATTTATGTTTCACTTGACAACAAACAGGGGTTATggactttattaattttttagaaATGCACTGATTTTAGAATTCTGTCCAATAAGCTGgtaattattttgattatatgaaaaataatattaaatgaccAATATTTGtctgcgccagtggtgtagtggttagtgcatcgacacatgcgctcatggcaacccgagttcgattctggcctcgtggtcctatgccgatccttctcctctctctgctccctatgctttcctgtcaatactctatactctcctatacaataaaggttaaaacccctaaaaaataattatataaaaaaaaaatgaccaatattTAAAGGTACAGAGTCTATActgttttgcttaaaaaaaaacttaattaaaaacaaaacatgcaaaaaataaataaatcacattactaaaacatttaaatgttgcatttgaaTTTCAGCATCAACAATCGTGATAAATGGATATTTAAGATTTGCTAAAAGTTATATTTCTCATTGTTATCAGTAAATGTTAATAACCTTTGTAtagttgtaataaaataattatgtagtatatttttagtttttgtagtattagtgtatatttatgcatttgCTACAATCCTGTTAGACACTTTTTGAGACTTCAAAATTAAATTCCCAACATATTGTgtcataaatattacattaaaggtgctgtatgtaagtttttgagtcttctaaagcataaaaataccataatatgtttgcagatatttaagaaacatgctgagtgaaaattcttgtttatctgaaaaacaatgctgaagtcagatattctgctttgaaaatgttttttccgtgccggaacgctctttgttttggtaattttaaccttgccaatgccagtttagccaattatatttcagcaccctggttTGCCTTagtggaaaaccgcatatttcattgattcattcagaaaggctctgaaagcatgtatccgtgactgaaatgcgacctctggtggacagtagcagactccgaaatgagatgcagattcagttccacatgaggttattaattagcaaatgatataaattttACAatcgtaaacattaggtgagcaggttacattgtagccGCGTGTCCTAAGACCACTCTTTGTGACGCAATACACAGTGAttgcaatttggctgtttgcaccagacaaaacacaacagaaaattaaatacagccatttagaggCTCAGAATTTTAaggttataatctaattaatacatattaaccatGTTTAGCCTTATTAAATGTTcacgctgaatcactgatatgtgtttagttATAATTCAATTTcaaacgttttattttattttcaagatctgaggtgaactatctgctgctgctttcagtatatggcaataaatgtcatgtaaaatgacattcaaactcacattgttagcatttaacacgtACTAAAGCacaggtttacctgaggtgatcattgttttcTGTTGTCCGCCTGTGAGAAATGATGCCGTTCCTAATATattaattcgaggtgttggtttagacaaaaactccttttaatatggaaaatattccttctatcgggtgctgttgcttttatttagaacactgtttaaatcactcgctcctgtcctcaatctggcaacctgcgcttccgTTTGTTTTGatgcaggagtgcaatacctagttcaaccactgggtgtcaaacctacatactgcacctttaaaacaaCCCTTAAAACAACACACTTATGTCACTTTTTTAAAGAAGACACTTGGCAGATTAATACTGAAgtgaaaaagttataaaaattgtaaaattaattttCTATAACATGTTTTGTTTGAGAAAAAAGGTTGTGTTTCAAATTCAAAGattcacatttttttaacagGGCATGTGGCAAAACCTTTATCAAGATTTGTACAATACCaatgaagtaaaaacaaaaacagaagaaaaaaggaTAACAGAACAGCACCAGGGAAAAaaatatttccgttaaacagaaattggtggggGGGGATTatacaaaggggctaataattcaggatggcaaataattcaactgtatgtataaatacatagatgtaaataacattaaataaatatatctataaacaaaaatatattgtgctAATGACTAATGTAACTGATACGCATCCCCATGAAATATATTCCAAATCAAAAATTGCATGTACTACTTTGGTTAGACAGTTTTGCTAGCAATGTgacttttaaaatggcaaaagaaACCTGAATGTCATGTTAAACCCACTCACACAGCACGTCAGGAGAACTGCCCACTTTGTAGCTTTTCCCATGAACTGCTTTGATGGCTTTAGCCGCAGCGAGACCGACCTCCATCTGCAAACACAGGCACATTTCACACAAAACTGTGTAAGCCTGAAAGCTTTCCAAcctaacacccccccccccccccccccaaaaaaaaagctGTCTCTTCTGCTTACCAGCTCGTCGTAATTGGGCGCAGAGATGTTGGGGTGTCCGTAGGGGACGAGGATCAGCTGACCGTACGAGTGGATGGTGAGATAACAGAGGAGATGATTCTGATGAGCTCCCAAAAAATCAGTCAGAGCTTCCGCCTCCGGCTCAGAAAGAGCCGTCGCACCATTATAAACCTCCGAACAGCAGTTTCTGGAGATCCCGACCACTATAACAAAACACAGATGTGAGGATTCTCCAACACAGactcattgaaaatatgtgctTTAGCAAACTTTAGCaatacactgttaacgatttttgtaaattagaGAGTTTTTAacagtaatatgaactgtattttacagttttaccatattttataGTTgctttgtgaaaattactgtaaacagtattttacagtagggctgtgtgatttggggaaaagAACTAattcagattattattttttttttgacagatattgtgatttcgatttaatttgtgatttaattttgtagtaaagcttcagctcaataatatgtatcgtagcttcttacagCTAAAATACACAGAGTGTTAGCTAataaaaggaactgaaaagatattaacttccTGTTttcaaattgtttttaaaattttcagaaatgaaacacacatttttctctagagcaaacagtaagcacacaaaaaaatgaccttacctttctgtaaacaagttgaactcaaattagatagtgtagcttattatacaagcaaaaaataataattataaaaatacagaacactcagcacactaacatggctgaagcaactctgaaattgtactttgctgttgcttgctactagattgagtgtcttTGAATTGACTTTTTTAGCAAGATACTCCTCActcgcctgtggtgcttttttaggtgctggttgttgtatttccttgtgctgtagcaacaattcttacaaattacctgtttttgttcggtgtctgtgactttgaaaccgaaatattactatattaccgatgtcctgtttttctttgatattaatgcatctattaatgcttctgaagcgcagatgccatcatcccacttgttcacactttttttgtttttatttgttttttattgtgggcattcTGCATATTtcagttgcacaattctgattgggcaaaaTGAGAGTACACtcagttggctagtaagactatcacacacagacggcagtcacgcatttgctctgggcaggggaaattaaataatacaaatacagtttaagtcagaattattagtccccctgtttattttttccccaatttctgt
This genomic stretch from Danio aesculapii chromosome 1, fDanAes4.1, whole genome shotgun sequence harbors:
- the cpo gene encoding carboxypeptidase O; protein product: MQGSITSALVILALVAQDRLVGGLDHKSYDYTKYHTMDEISAWMNQMQRENPDVVSTMIYGQTYEKRNITLLKIGFSSIAPKKAIWIDCGIHAREWIAPAFCQHFVKEILGSYKTDSKINMLLKNLDFYITPVLNMDGYIYSWLNSSTRLWRKSRSPCHENSTCSGTDLNRNFYANWGMVGISRNCCSEVYNGATALSEPEAEALTDFLGAHQNHLLCYLTIHSYGQLILVPYGHPNISAPNYDELMEVGLAAAKAIKAVHGKSYKVGSSPDVLYPNSGSSRDFARLIGIPYSFTFELRDEGQHGFILPEDQIQPTCQEAYEGAMSIINYVHDKNFKNTAITVTATLWTTLMGLWISSTHMF